In Cynocephalus volans isolate mCynVol1 chromosome 3, mCynVol1.pri, whole genome shotgun sequence, one DNA window encodes the following:
- the BHLHA15 gene encoding class A basic helix-loop-helix protein 15, translated as MKTKNRPPRRQAPLQDAEATTGERTPSRPPPGSGPELGARGLRSRTARAAGARGAEGGRRRPGPGGRRESSVQRRLESNERERQRMHKLNNAFQALREVIPHVRADKKLSKIETLTLAKNYIKSLTAAILTMSSGRLPGLEGPDPSPGPKLYQHYQQQQQQAAGGALGATEAQPEGHLQRYSTQIHSFREGT; from the coding sequence ATGAAGACCAAGAACCGGCCCCCGCGGCGCCAGGCGCCGCTCCAGGACGCAGAGGCCACCACGGGAGAGCGGACGCCGAGCAGGCCCCCGCCGGGCTCGGGGCCAGAGCTCGGGGCCAGGGGTCTGCGGAGCAGGACGGCCCGGGCGGCGGGGGCGCGGGGGGCCGAGGGCGGGCGCAGGCGGCCGGGGCCGGGCGGCCGGCGGGAGAGCAGCGTCCAGCGGCGGCTGGAGAGCAACGAGCGCGAGCGGCAGCGCATGCACAAGCTCAACAACGCCTTCCAGGCGCTGCGCGAGGTCATCCCGCACGTGCGCGCCGACAAGAAGCTCTCCAAGATCGAGACGCTCACGCTGGCCAAGAACTACATCAAGTCGCTGACCGCCGCCATCCTGACCATGTCCAGCGGCCGCCTCCCGGGCCTGGAGGGGCCGGACCCCTCGCCGGGCCCCAAGCTCTACCAGCactaccagcagcagcagcagcaggcggCCGGGGGCGCGCTGGGGGCCACCGAGGCCCAGCCCGAGGGCCACCTGCAGAGGTACTCCACGCAGATCCACAGCTTCCGCGAGGGCACCTAG